The following proteins are encoded in a genomic region of Candidatus Nitrospira nitrificans:
- a CDS encoding fibronectin type III domain-containing protein: MTNPYHLFRICFFLLVTAGCASSDPTLTNPASGTGNGTATLSWDGNEQANVAGHKIYQATAPGKYGAPIATVPMTVTSYTVTGLEAGTTYFFTVTAYNAGGAESSFSNEVSKTIP, from the coding sequence ATGACCAATCCCTATCATTTATTTCGGATTTGTTTCTTCCTGCTTGTGACGGCGGGGTGTGCTTCGTCTGACCCCACACTAACCAACCCTGCGTCAGGCACAGGCAATGGAACCGCCACACTTTCCTGGGATGGCAATGAACAAGCAAACGTTGCTGGACACAAGATCTATCAGGCAACAGCCCCTGGTAAGTATGGTGCGCCGATAGCGACCGTCCCCATGACTGTCACGAGCTACACCGTGACAGGTCTTGAAGCCGGGACCACCTATTTTTTCACAGTCACCGCATACAATGCGGGTGGCGCCGAAAGTTCTTTCTCAAACGAAGTGAGCAAGACCATCCCCTAA
- the galT gene encoding galactose-1-phosphate uridylyltransferase, giving the protein MKHSTFAWRHMPDLRRDPVVGRWVIISTERRGRPHDFINLRPARPVSTALCPFCPGQERLTPKEIMAYRPQPAGPNSPNWTVRVVPNKFPALQVEGDMGREGIGLYDRMNGVGAHEVIIETPTHVEGLADLPTKKIEDVLWAYRDRMIDLRKDIRFRYILIFKNHGASAGATLEHSHSQLIALPIVPTNVQEELDGCRAHYQQKERCIYCDILRQDLSEGDRIVAENPEFLCVTPFAPRFPFEMWILPKRHAAYFEESQKSQFEFLAPILSESLRRMDTVLSRPSYNFILHSSPLHEKTGEYYHWHLEIIPKLTQVAGFEWGTGFYINPVSPEEAATFLREAGI; this is encoded by the coding sequence ATCAAACATTCAACATTTGCATGGAGGCACATGCCGGATCTAAGACGTGACCCCGTTGTGGGCCGCTGGGTGATCATTTCCACCGAACGCAGGGGCCGCCCGCATGACTTTATCAATCTGCGACCGGCCCGACCGGTTTCGACGGCCCTCTGTCCGTTTTGCCCGGGGCAGGAACGGCTCACGCCGAAAGAAATCATGGCCTATCGACCGCAGCCGGCCGGACCCAATTCTCCGAACTGGACCGTGCGTGTCGTCCCGAATAAATTTCCTGCGCTGCAAGTTGAAGGTGACATGGGTCGCGAGGGGATCGGACTTTACGATCGCATGAACGGCGTGGGCGCCCATGAAGTCATCATTGAAACACCGACACATGTCGAAGGCCTTGCCGATCTGCCGACCAAGAAGATCGAGGACGTGCTGTGGGCCTATCGAGACCGAATGATCGACCTCAGAAAGGACATTCGATTTCGCTACATTCTCATTTTCAAGAACCACGGCGCGTCCGCCGGCGCCACCCTGGAACACAGCCATTCTCAACTCATTGCCCTGCCGATCGTCCCGACCAACGTGCAGGAGGAGTTGGACGGATGCCGCGCGCACTATCAGCAGAAGGAGCGTTGCATTTACTGCGACATTCTCCGACAAGATCTCTCGGAGGGAGATCGAATCGTCGCCGAGAATCCGGAGTTTCTCTGCGTCACACCCTTCGCGCCACGATTCCCCTTCGAAATGTGGATTCTTCCCAAGCGCCATGCGGCATATTTTGAGGAAAGCCAGAAATCGCAGTTCGAATTTCTGGCCCCGATCCTTTCGGAGTCGTTGCGTCGCATGGACACAGTGTTGTCTCGCCCCTCGTACAACTTCATTCTCCACAGTTCTCCCCTGCATGAGAAAACCGGCGAGTACTACCATTGGCACCTGGAGATCATCCCCAAACTCACGCAAGTCGCCGGCTTCGAATGGGGCACCGGCTTCTACATCAATCCGGTGTCGCCGGAAGAAGCTGCGACGTTCCTCCGCGAAGCAGGAATCTAG
- a CDS encoding CCA tRNA nucleotidyltransferase, with protein sequence MPVRFRIEDPALAGALGKIEQLIRRAGGRTWLVGGSVRDLALGRQPRDLDLEVTGVPPGQLHALLDGHFSVQFVGKAFAVFKLQGLPVDLSVPSRMLSDDTSLSGLLRQADPNMPIDEALARRDFTMNAMAWDPDTRELRDPFNGRSDLDARILRHASSRFAEDPLRVLRGMQLAARFELAGAPETVALCQTLSQENQPSERLWEEWKKLLLQGRKPSLGLQFLRHCGWLRFYPELAALEGCPQDPIWHPEGDVWIHTLHCLDWFAAERTGDEPDDLAVGLGVLCHDFGKPAATRAEYGHVTSRGHEAEGAGPTKRFLERLTNQHHLIDEVIPLVLCHLRPRALHDADASDSAVRRLARQVKRIDRLVRVARADHAGRPPKQFDGFPAGEWLLSRAQQLSVDRQTPPPIVTGRHLLDVGIQPGPDMGRLLDDCYEAQLDGVFATLEEGLNYAKSRHSAL encoded by the coding sequence ATGCCGGTCCGCTTTCGCATCGAAGATCCCGCGCTTGCGGGAGCGCTGGGCAAGATTGAGCAATTGATTCGCCGCGCCGGCGGGAGAACATGGCTGGTCGGCGGCTCGGTCCGGGATCTCGCGCTCGGCCGACAGCCCCGTGATTTAGACCTCGAAGTGACGGGTGTGCCGCCCGGCCAACTCCATGCGCTGCTGGATGGGCACTTCTCCGTGCAATTCGTCGGAAAAGCGTTCGCGGTCTTCAAGCTGCAAGGTCTACCGGTCGATCTTTCCGTTCCCTCCCGCATGCTTTCTGACGACACCTCCCTCTCCGGCTTGCTGAGACAGGCCGATCCCAATATGCCGATCGACGAGGCGCTTGCACGGCGAGACTTCACGATGAACGCAATGGCCTGGGATCCGGACACCAGAGAGCTTCGCGATCCCTTCAACGGTCGCAGCGACCTTGATGCACGGATCTTGCGCCACGCGTCGAGCCGATTCGCGGAAGATCCTCTGCGCGTCTTGCGCGGCATGCAGCTGGCCGCTCGCTTTGAACTCGCGGGCGCGCCGGAAACAGTCGCCTTGTGTCAAACACTCTCCCAGGAGAACCAACCCAGCGAGCGTCTGTGGGAAGAATGGAAGAAGCTGCTCCTTCAAGGCCGTAAACCATCGCTGGGTTTGCAGTTCTTACGTCACTGCGGCTGGCTCCGTTTCTATCCGGAGCTCGCGGCCCTTGAAGGCTGTCCACAAGACCCCATCTGGCACCCGGAAGGCGACGTCTGGATTCACACGCTCCATTGTCTGGATTGGTTCGCCGCAGAGCGAACCGGCGATGAACCGGACGACCTGGCCGTTGGGTTGGGCGTCCTCTGCCACGACTTCGGCAAACCGGCCGCGACCAGAGCGGAATATGGACACGTCACCTCGCGAGGTCATGAAGCGGAAGGGGCCGGCCCAACGAAACGTTTTCTTGAGCGGCTGACGAACCAGCACCATTTGATCGATGAAGTGATCCCTCTGGTATTGTGCCATCTTCGTCCTCGTGCCCTCCACGATGCCGACGCTTCGGACAGCGCAGTTCGTCGATTGGCAAGACAAGTCAAGCGCATCGACCGATTGGTGCGCGTGGCCCGAGCCGACCATGCCGGCCGCCCGCCGAAACAGTTTGATGGATTTCCCGCCGGCGAGTGGTTGTTGAGCCGGGCACAACAGCTGTCAGTGGACCGTCAGACACCTCCTCCCATTGTCACGGGTCGTCACCTGTTGGATGTGGGGATCCAGCCTGGTCCTGACATGGGCCGACTCCTTGATGACTGTTATGAGGCACAACTTGATGGGGTCTTCGCAACGCTGGAAGAGGGTTTGAACTATGCGAAAAGCAGGCACTCCGCTCTGTAG
- a CDS encoding ammonium transporter family protein: MQNRFWLTMLSAASLFLLCVTSWVGAEEPAGAVNEARLVAQYNYSIHILAMLVVGFGFLMVFVRRYGFGATTGTYLVVATGLPLYMLLRANGVVGHSIQAHSVETLMLAEFSVATALIAMGAVLGRLRVFQYALLTLLLVPLYALNEYLVLDNGSGLTKGFQDSAGSIVIHAFGAYFGLAASLVLTTAQQRSQPIESDPTSDRFAMLGSMVLWLFWPSFATAIVPFEQMPQTIVNTILALSGATLATYFLSTRFHHGKTSMVDMANAALAGGVSIGSTCNLVSPIGAFGIGLLAGALSVIGFVFIQPMLESKIKLIDTCGVHNLHGMPGLLGGLIAIAVVPGVVGVQLVGIAMTLATAIVGGVIAGMIIRATGTTEQAYEDCHEFSHVPGPESERKVEELALGAKADIEILQKELLARAAARS; this comes from the coding sequence TGACAAGTTGGGTCGGTGCCGAGGAGCCGGCTGGTGCCGTGAATGAGGCGCGCTTGGTCGCGCAATATAACTATTCGATTCACATCCTGGCCATGCTGGTCGTCGGGTTCGGCTTTCTCATGGTGTTCGTCCGACGGTATGGCTTCGGCGCCACGACCGGCACCTATCTCGTCGTCGCAACGGGGCTACCTTTGTACATGTTGTTGCGGGCGAACGGAGTGGTGGGGCATTCGATACAGGCCCATTCAGTCGAGACCTTGATGCTGGCTGAATTTTCGGTGGCGACGGCGTTGATCGCGATGGGGGCGGTGCTCGGACGCTTGCGGGTATTTCAATATGCCCTACTCACGCTGTTGTTGGTGCCGCTCTATGCGCTGAACGAATATTTGGTCTTGGATAATGGTTCAGGCCTTACCAAGGGGTTTCAGGATTCGGCCGGATCGATCGTCATCCATGCATTCGGTGCCTATTTCGGACTAGCCGCGTCTCTGGTGCTGACGACTGCGCAGCAGCGGAGTCAGCCGATTGAATCCGATCCGACGTCTGATCGGTTCGCAATGCTCGGGTCCATGGTGCTGTGGCTGTTTTGGCCGAGTTTTGCGACCGCGATCGTGCCGTTCGAGCAAATGCCTCAAACGATCGTGAATACGATCCTTGCTCTGAGCGGAGCCACGCTCGCCACCTATTTCCTCAGCACACGTTTTCATCATGGAAAAACGTCGATGGTGGATATGGCCAATGCGGCATTGGCGGGTGGCGTCTCCATTGGATCGACTTGCAACCTTGTGAGCCCCATAGGCGCGTTTGGGATCGGATTGCTTGCCGGTGCGCTTTCGGTGATCGGGTTTGTGTTCATTCAGCCCATGCTGGAATCAAAAATTAAATTGATTGATACCTGCGGCGTCCACAATCTGCATGGGATGCCCGGGCTATTGGGTGGACTGATCGCGATTGCCGTGGTGCCCGGTGTCGTTGGGGTTCAACTCGTGGGCATCGCGATGACGCTCGCCACGGCGATTGTTGGAGGAGTCATCGCCGGTATGATAATCAGAGCGACTGGTACCACAGAGCAGGCCTATGAAGACTGCCATGAGTTTTCCCATGTGCCTGGACCGGAGAGTGAACGCAAGGTGGAGGAGCTCGCGTTGGGCGCAAAGGCCGATATCGAAATCTTGCAAAAGGAACTACTTGCCCGGGCGGCGGCACGTAGTTAA